One Desulfobacterales bacterium DNA segment encodes these proteins:
- a CDS encoding rod shape-determining protein → MNLFFDAMLGIFSSDLAIDLGTANTLVFVKGKGIVLSEPSVVAVRTDDRLKNRVLAVGTEAKKMLGRTPGNIVAIRPMRDGVIADFEVTEAMLRHFIHKVHNRRTFVRPRIIIAVPSGITQVEKRAVRESAESAGAREVFLIEEPMAAAIGAGLPITEPTCNMVVDIGGGTTEVAVISLAGIVYSRSVRVAGDKMDAAITQYIKRKYNLLIGERTAEIIKTTIGNAYPDPDDLETIEVKGRDLVSGIPKILAIDSEEIRVAISEQIEAIVETVKIALEQTPPELAADIVDRGIVLTGGGALLKNLDKLLKEESGLPITITEDPLSTVAYGSGKVLDSIEILKQVVIK, encoded by the coding sequence ATGAATCTTTTTTTTGATGCAATGTTGGGTATTTTTTCCAGTGATCTTGCCATTGATCTGGGGACTGCAAACACACTGGTTTTCGTCAAAGGAAAGGGGATCGTGTTGAGCGAACCTTCCGTGGTTGCCGTTCGAACCGACGACAGGCTGAAAAATCGGGTCCTGGCTGTCGGCACTGAAGCCAAAAAGATGTTGGGACGAACCCCCGGGAATATCGTGGCCATTCGTCCGATGCGGGACGGTGTTATCGCGGATTTTGAGGTAACCGAGGCCATGCTGCGCCATTTCATCCACAAGGTCCATAACCGCCGTACATTTGTACGCCCTCGAATTATCATCGCGGTCCCCTCCGGCATTACCCAGGTTGAAAAGCGGGCGGTCAGGGAGTCGGCTGAATCCGCCGGCGCGCGTGAGGTGTTTCTGATCGAGGAGCCGATGGCGGCGGCCATCGGCGCCGGCCTGCCCATCACGGAACCGACCTGCAATATGGTGGTGGACATCGGCGGGGGCACCACCGAAGTCGCCGTTATTTCCCTGGCCGGTATCGTTTACAGCCGATCCGTGCGGGTGGCCGGCGATAAAATGGACGCTGCGATTACGCAGTACATCAAAAGAAAATATAATCTGTTGATCGGTGAAAGAACCGCCGAGATTATCAAGACAACCATCGGAAACGCCTATCCGGACCCGGACGACCTTGAGACAATCGAGGTTAAGGGAAGGGACTTGGTATCGGGGATCCCTAAAATTCTGGCCATTGATTCTGAAGAAATCCGGGTCGCGATATCCGAACAGATCGAAGCCATCGTGGAAACGGTAAAGATTGCCCTGGAGCAGACGCCGCCGGAACTGGCGGCCGACATCGTCGACAGGGGAATTGTTTTAACCGGCGGCGGTGCGCTGTTAAAAAATCTTGATAAGCTTCTCAAGGAAGAGAGTGGTCTGCCCATCACGATTACGGAAGACCCCTTATCAACAGTCGCGTACGGTTCAGGAAAAGTTCTGGACAGCATTGAAATCCTTAAACAGGTAGTTATTAAATAG
- the mreC gene encoding rod shape-determining protein MreC — MIVGLVVAVTVNIIVLSLSTRHHKKAYVPGRIALAIVAPFQKAVTRSVRFCKNIWSHYFALVSVTEENQVLKELLKEAVQKNNQLVEVELSNMRLRELLNFRKNMTGSFIAAEIISRDPSSWFKAVVIDKGQADGLSKGQPVVISEGIVGQIAEASAHQSKVLLIIDQNSAVDALVQRTRARGIIEGKSADQCFLKYVLRKHDVKVGDAVVSSGLDGVYPKGLQIGYVSGVIKRNSGIFQEVAVTPYVDFEKLEEVLVILSVPESVSAND, encoded by the coding sequence ATGATTGTTGGCCTGGTGGTGGCTGTCACGGTCAACATCATAGTCCTCTCCCTTTCAACCCGGCATCACAAAAAAGCGTATGTGCCGGGTCGAATCGCCCTTGCTATTGTGGCCCCTTTCCAGAAAGCTGTCACCCGTTCGGTTCGGTTTTGTAAAAACATATGGTCGCATTATTTCGCGCTTGTTTCGGTGACCGAAGAAAACCAAGTCCTGAAAGAGCTGTTGAAAGAGGCCGTTCAAAAAAACAATCAACTTGTGGAAGTCGAGCTGTCCAACATGCGGCTGCGCGAGCTGCTGAATTTCCGCAAAAACATGACAGGCAGCTTTATCGCAGCCGAAATCATCAGCAGAGATCCTTCTTCCTGGTTTAAAGCCGTTGTTATCGACAAAGGCCAGGCCGACGGCTTATCCAAAGGCCAGCCGGTGGTGATATCCGAAGGGATTGTCGGACAGATCGCCGAGGCTTCTGCGCACCAATCAAAGGTTCTTTTGATTATCGACCAGAACAGTGCGGTGGACGCACTGGTGCAGCGCACCCGCGCCCGGGGAATTATCGAAGGCAAATCAGCGGATCAATGCTTTTTGAAGTATGTCCTGCGAAAGCATGACGTCAAAGTCGGGGATGCGGTTGTTTCCTCCGGGCTGGACGGTGTTTATCCCAAGGGTCTTCAAATCGGCTATGTCTCCGGCGTTATCAAGCGTAATTCGGGTATTTTTCAAGAGGTCGCGGTAACGCCATATGTGGATTTTGAAAAGCTTGAAGAGGTTCTGGTCATTTTGAGCGTCCCGGAATCAGTATCGGCGAATGATTGA